In Dermacentor silvarum isolate Dsil-2018 chromosome 10, BIME_Dsil_1.4, whole genome shotgun sequence, the genomic stretch TTTGCTGTCGATATCAATGCCTCGCCTTTCAGGAGAGACCGCGAGTTTTTCGTACCCCCTTACACCTCCCCACCGGGCACGGCATAGCGAGCCAGAAGACCAAAGAGAAAAATTAGTTGTGTTAGTAAATTACGCCTCTACAATACCAAGAGAGGTAACCGTGACAGGAagcttggcaagccagaaaatACGCAAAAATTAAAGACTGGCGGCGTCACCGATTTGAAGCTCCGGCCCGCGCCAGCTTGCCGTGGCGTCATAGATTTTGATGGTGTCTGCTGGGGCctagacaattttttttctcggttAAAGATGTACTACATTGTATACCAAAAGAATCAAATTAAGCCTGTACACAGCACGTTTTCAGAACATTTACTGCCGCGCAACGGGCCAAATACCAGAAAGTACATTGAATtgcatgacgtcacagtgacgtaccgGCGTTAGGTTTCCGACGCGAAATTCAGCAAATGAGAGTTTGGTCTTCTCTATCTCTTCTCGTAATCAACCCTCCTTACCTCGAAACTTACGAAGATCGAGTTCTCGAAGTATACCTTATCAGTCTAAATTGATTTTGTGCTTCTGTTTAGTGTCTCTTATATTTCCCCGCTTTGTATACTTCATTTATCTATCTTTTATTCGTGTTTCCATTCACGTTCGTGTACTCACTCTGACAAGTCTGGGCGGAACATGGTCCTAGTCTGGACCGAGGTGAGCGAGTAGCAGTTGTCGCAGAGGATGTGCGCCAGCGTCGTCTTGCGAATCTCCTGCAGTTGCTCTGCGaggcaaaagagagagagagagagagagaaaaaaaaaaagagaacggaGCTGTGGTTGCGGCAACAAGTGAACTGTAACGCGGTTTAGTAGGTTGCACAGTCAGGCGCCAACCTTCcctcctcgaaaaaaaaaaagcagaaaacaaaCAAAGCAAAGCATGCATCGTCCACAATCGTCATCCTAGTCAACCAACTTCGTTGCGTCACAGAATAAAGTTGTAGGGTTGAAAGAATCAGATTACAGTTATGCCAGCACATTTTGGGCTGACCAGCCGAAAAAAGAGCGTGTATAATCTACACCGTCGGCTGAAAGAAGAACGCTGATGGTTCTTGGTCCAGGTGTGTCAGGTGTGCGCCTGTGTTTCGTACCAATATCTGTGTTTGACGTTGTAATTACCCTAAACTCGTCTGAGAGGATATCGCCTGAGTCGGTCTTCCCCGTGCTATGTAAGCTTCTGCAATCCAGAATGTGGTGCTCTTCTATAGAGTACCACCTTAAGGTCACGGGAGCCTGATCTAGTAAGGCatcacggaggaaggaaaaagaccAGCAGGGAGCAAACATGACGTCAGGCAGCCAGCCTCAGCAAGGCAGCCTCCTTTGACGCCGCCCTTCTTTCTCTTCGGGGAATAGCTCTTGGGAAATAGGGCCTTCATGGTTGCCTGACCTTTCAAGACATTGTTTGGTTCGGGGTAGCTTTTAGTAACACCCTCTTCACAATTGGCCCTCACCACTAGGTCTTTGCTCTACTCTCCCGCATATGCCCGGCGGCGGCTAGAAATTACCGCTTGCCTGTGACGTGGTGAGGGCCTGTTTCCCATGAgcattttcttaatattttttaTGACTAAGCTTCAAATCATCACGTGGCACTCTCTCCTAGTTTTTCCCCACGCTCCATGTAAGGCATACACGTGCTGATCTTGATGAGACCTGCGTCGTGTTCTTCTTGCTAGGATTTGGAAACGACCCGCTAAGCTGGCAGTCGTAATATAGTAGTTCGAGTGCCAGTCAAGCCCAAAGAAATGGGACTGTACTCTCTATTTCAGAGGTGCAACGCACCATTCTGTGCACcttggacatttctttttttcttaacatGCCACGAAAAAGAATACGATGCGCGCGAGTATGTTGTcttgagagggagagagagagagagatgtgagAGGTTGTCCTCACCTGGTGCGAAGGACCCGGCCTGTCCCTCGTGCTCGTAGTAGAATCGGTCACCGAACTTGAGCCGACGGAACTGCTGTCCCAGGATGCAGGCGAACGTGGGGCCGACCAGGCCGCCCTGCACACTGGTCTCCGTGATGCCGCCCGTGAAGAGGTCGATGTCCGTCACGTCGCTGCGGGAGATAGGGAGAGCCGCCGATACAGAGCGAGACAGACATTGAACAATGAATAGACAGATAACATCGGTCCGGCTACCTGTGTCGACGTATatatattcttcttctttctggggttttacgtgccaaaaccagttctgattatgaggcacgccgtagtggagggctccggaataattttgaccacctggggttctttaacgtgcactacaacgcaagcacacgggcgtttttgcatttcgcctccatcgaaatgctgccgccgtggccgggattcgatcccgcgacctcgtgctcagcagcgcaacaccttagctgactgagccaccccggcgggtaacgtatatatatatatatatatatatatatatatatatatatatatatatatatatatatatatatatatattcaatgaATAGAAGCACGGAGGAAGCCGTAAAAAATAACGGGACTTTACCGACATTTTGGCTTTGGCCTTCgtccgaatatatatatatatattgatgcgGCGCATATAACATCGTAGTGGTCGTAGTGCCTTCAACGTGTAAAACGGCGGGTATAGCAAAACTGCAGTCAGATAAATTGGTATGTGGATAGACATGTATGTGGATAGCCCGTTCGCTCACAATATGATTGTATTCCAGGGGGTAAGATGATCCTTTGCGAATTTTGTAGTGAGTCCTCGTAATTACAGATTAAATAAATTTGCACTTAGCGCACAGTCAGTCacgtcacgtttttttttttttttcacaagaattCACTCATCGACTTAGAGTACATGCGCCGGTTAACTGTTGGCTGTAGGTATTACGAGGAAGGAAAAGCTATGTCATCATTGCTTAAACAACGCGGCAAATCTAATATACCGTCAGACATGGCATGGCCTTCAGTAGAGTGTCCCTGTAGCAATACATTTTATTTCGCTTCACTCTGTACGATGAAGTGAAATAAAGCCACATTGTGTAAGCAGAGGGTTCAATTGAGCCGCAGATCAATGCTCGCGGTTGTTCCCTTGTCACTACTGGACAGAACCGGCAAAAACAAGTCAcatacacaaatgtgtacatctaGACTGAAGGTAATAGATCTATGATGTGATTAGATTAGTTATTGTTCCGGCGCCCAGAGGGCGCCACAGCTTCATGAGAATAGAGAGAGTACACGACCCGGCTTGGTCAGTGTGAAACCCGCCCAACTGCGTGCTTTGTTGTCAGTCCATCAACCAGCATGCCCGAGACTGTGCAGTTATCACgcatagatagatggatagacgTATAGGCGGATAGATAGACAGGTGATATATGATAgacagagatagatagatagatagatagatagatagatagatagatagctctGTGCGGACCTCGCACACCACATGTCCGCGAGGTGCTTAATCCACTGTACCGGGCCCGCCTGCATTTGTCATCTATAACACGCGTGGCGCGCGGACTGCTACGACTCACTCGTAGAGCGTGCTGTACAGCTGCACGACGTGTGCGGGCGTGTACTGGAGCAGGTCCTCGAAGGTGGTGGCCTGGTAGCCCGTGCAGTACTGCAGGTAGTCCACGTACGGCCGCAGACCGTGCTCGCGACCTCGCTGCAGGTTGAGCGCGATCAGGTCCAGACCGTACGAGTCGTTGCGAAGCCGGTACAGGTGGTGGGTGACGCCCTCCGTGATGAAGCTGCGCGTGCGAGAGAGAGGCAACGCTATTCGTGAGCAGGGAGGAGGACCCGTGGGTCGCCAGATCGTGTCCCCGGTTTTGCCAGCTAAGGGTGACACCAGCCACTTGTAAGTGATCACTCCGTTTCCCGAGTCCATAAGGTGGCCTACAAGATCACCGGCGTAAAGCGTAAAACTAaccagtgtaaaaaaaaaagataaaaataaaacacTAACGAATGCTGAAAGCCTGCTGTTTTGAAAGTCCCAGGATGTATACTGGATGTTTCCGCGAAGATGAACCAAGTACCTGAATGTCGCAGCCGTGATGTCCTTTCCGGGATAAAGTAGTTTTGCTAATGCAGATGGTTGCATATATGTATGCACGGAAGGACTTGTGCGGACTCCCCCGTACTTCTTCCCCCTGCCGCAGTTGCGGGCGCATGTTGCCGGTGCTGGTGGACGCACAGACACTGCATTTGTCACTGGTGTTCGCGTGCGCACTACCTGTTGGTATTGTCTtctggctttctttttcttctttatactTGCCTCAGTAGGGTGTTTGCGATTTCGGAATAGCCGGCTCTACAGAGGCCCACCTTTGCATATTTCTACACTAAAAAAAACATCCGTGAGAGCAATTTTGTACAAATAAAAAAGCTTGTGTCGGGCGGCGGACATGAGACATGGCGTGATAATCGCTTATGAGCTTAGCTTATCAGATATTTAAAATTCACTGACTCGCCTTTCACAAATTTAACGTTACTTCATAATTGCGCTCTGGAAGCCAGCCAATTTTAATGCATGTTCATTTGCAAAAATTCtgggacaaaataaagtttaaaCATGTCGGTCCTGGAAAGGTGCTGGCATATATGCTGATGCTCTGTGTAGTAGTACGCGAGGAAGGCTTCTCGGCAGATTTAATTAGAGAACCACTGTATAACGCCACTCGTTTTGGGAACCTTGAAATCAGTGCGTGCCTCAAATGCTCAGGTATATTTCCTGAGGCTGGCGACCTACGACAATGTCAATACCAGGAGCCGCCAGTTTGTACGTGCAACAAagttcacaatttttttttagctttatCATGTGGCGATATACAACAAGAGTGGTGCAGTAGTTGCCTGATTAACATAGCTATCAGTAGAGATGTACTGTGATTGCTTAAGGCGCCAACAACACAATGAGAACCACGACAAAAACATTAATTCGCCTTTATGTGTATGGCAATGCAACAGATGACAAAGGAGTAGAATGTCCAACCGGGCTGTCAGGCATGATAAAAAAGAAATCTGGTTTATTGATTGTTATTCAGTTGAAAAAATAGATACTAAAGTGGGGACGTTTGGCCATCCCGACTGGGACAATTACTCAAGATTTGGGACTGTCCCGCTGAATTCGGAACTGTTGGGAGCCctaccagtgacccaagttggcccggCGATTGGTTTCGAACCCGGTTAACTCAGTACAACTGGCTATTGTACCCATTGGACCATGGGCCAAGTGGCCCAAGTTTGcgggaaagaggttagatcgGCACGGACATATATACCGGAAAGTTCCTTAAGATACCCTAAGAATTTtaactgaaatgaaaaaaaattcctttCTGAATCAAATTACAACAGCAAAGTCGGCATGTGTCCGCACTCACCTGTCGTAGTGCTGTCCCGGGTGCCGAAGCAGGCCCCTGATGACGTTGTCCATGTCCCCGTGGTACAAGTAGAAGGGGAAGAAGTAGAAGTCCTGCAGTTCGAACGGACTGCGCTGGCCATCAATGTCGATCCTGCGCGTATACAGACACGGCGAGAGGAGAAAAAGCGCTGAGGCCAGAGTTGGTGCGCCGTCGTGAAGAAAAGTCGCGAGCCAATTAAAGTTAGCACGATCATTTGTTGGCGGTGTCACGTCAGCAAAATCACCACTAGCACACTTCATCAATGTACGGTGCAACCCAGAAGTGCGTCTAGGCCCCATCGACTACTGGTTGGAGGCAATTTACTTTGAGCATGTGCTGCTGGATCGGGCTAGCTGCAGACACGCTCCTCCCCGCACTGAGATTGGTGGTCTCAGCTGCCTACGGTCAAGGAGGACAGAGACAGACATGCCAGCTGGTGAGCCTCAGAAGTCGCCAAGGAGCTAAGCGATGGCGTGCCTTACCGCCTGTATCCTATATCGCTTGCTGCAGTCTTGGCTACCCGGTAGCCTGTGCGACTACAGAGTTGGCTTGCCGGTGAAGCACTATTCGGTCAAAAGCAAATTGTGTCGGCCCAGTAAACTACGCCGGAGGGCGGGGACGCACTCAGTATAGCAGCGCACCGTTATCAACCTTTAGgcttgtgtgctgctgactgcaCTCAGATTCGATCAAGGCATGTCCATACAGGGGAGCCCAGTGTGAAAAGGAGTAAGTATTAGGTATTCGAGCAATGATTGCTGTCGATAGGCAAGCTCGAACTTCACTTGCCGGTATGCATACCCGCAAGTTATGCGTTGAAGCTTTCTTCTTGCGTTGAAGCACGTGTCACGCAGGTTACAATAATCCCAGGTGCTCTAATGAGGCCTCCGTTTACCGGTTACATGAGCCCACGTGGAGCAGTATAGTTGTAAGAAATCCAATGTATCGTAGCGACGAAAAAGCGCCCCGCGAATTCTGCAACACCAATCAGAACCTTGCCTCACGCAGTGCATCTTGATTTCATCGTGAAAGGAAGGACATTTAAGATTTGTAAAATTAACATTCTGTAGTAGATAGCGCAATAGCAATTAAGTGGGATTATTTGGAGAGGCGTACGTTACtggcacgagaaattgaaatgcacaattgaCTATAGTCGGGTCCagctttagaaggcagcggcatttgcccctcaaaggcggatgcacacgagcctcctcCAATGGGAGCACACGCTAGACTGACGTCTTCAGCTGGatggccggtgaccccgccgacggagaacatggcagccggCGCTTAGAACTAggcgcgacagcgttaaggaccccgtgttgcagaaaatccggcgtcggcgtcggcgttaagcgccagcgtctggcggaaataatcatgccaaaccacatcatcccAAACAACCCCgatcacacaggccctccgcgtggcgcaaggcgttagtgaagaaaaattgaattttgcaaataaaatccgtcagaacaaccgtaaagtacgacttaaccacaacctgcaggcgtgatagcgtcgaattgtaatttgaatatacgagaaaaaagcctgataagcagccagggatctttgaaagctatcgcgttccactcttaaaggctaagcttaagcgtccttcaattctgatggtgtttcgctgtactttggttctaggcaacattgaggggaatgttgaaaactgagcctttctaaattttgatcggaccccatgtcacagaaaatacgctgtcggtgtcggcgtcaacggcgtccaataacgctatcgcgttcgactcttaaaggcgaagcttaagcgtactcaaAGTTTTATGAAAGCGACGCGCGACAgaaacctacctacctaccgcaacgTGCCAATAACGAGACaaacaatgcttcgcattaaaaaaaattgaggagccgttccactctgtgaaggtagatgaccatcgaagctgtagcacatcatACAAGGTTAGACAATggtacatgtatttatttgcataaTTTGGTAATCGTAGCGACGATAGATTTGTGATTACTGTGATATACAATGAATGGTTCGGTTACAACCTTAGACAGATTCTTGGCACCTCAAACCAGACTCTTCTAGGAGAAACTGAGTGAACCATTTCTTGTCTGGTTTTGAGATGTCCACATTGAAGTGTCCAACGATGATCACAGGGTGGTGTCATCACGGCTAACCCATGCAAAGTGCGTGGTCATGAACTTCTCTagtaaggcatgttgttgggctagtcggttcatagatTCTGCAAAATGTTTCAACTGCGCGAAGAAGACGGGACGGGAACAAAAACATAGACGCACACTGTGCTTTGTGTGTGCGTCTATGTTTCTGTTCCCGTCCCGTCTTCTTCGCGCAGTTGAAACAATTTGCAGAATGTACTTCTCGAGATCGCACTTGGGTGTACCTGGAGTTACATACACAGTGGATATCACAATTCCGTCTGTCGTTTGTACGGCACAGACACCCCcacagtcggtggcattgtcTTCTTGCGAGTCAAGGGTTTATGGTCGTACATATATTTTGTCCTTTGTGTAtatggcaacgcctcctgctcctgagTCCATGTGCTGTTCACAAACGATTAAAGTATGCTCATCGACTTGAAACCATGCATCTTGACCTATTTGTTTCATTTATTAGtatttattattcttattattaggAGCGGAGTACTTGAAGCTTGCTTCACCTCCGCTGCGTCGGCCTGGTATTGCGCTATCTCCGGGAACGGCCCACGTTCACCTTTTTTGATTGTTGACGCACAGACACGTAAAATACATGGAACCccagtcatatacagcttcgcattgaaaaaaaaaaaacactgagtaTGAACAGCCAACCTTGCCTACGCCGGTTGACTTCAAAGACACGTCGGTCGCGAGGGAGTCGGGCAGCGCTTACCTCTGGAAGACGCCGTCGATTAGCGTGTGGCCCAAGCGGAAGGCGGCTGCGGCGAACTCGTTGAGCACCGTGGCGTCCACGTCGGGCGCGTACTGGCTGCGGCCCGTGGGTACCAGCTGGTAGCGCACCATTGCGTTGGGTCCCAGGATGGGCGGCAGCCACTCGGAGTAGATGATGTGCTGCCACTGCGCCATCAGGATGCGCCTGCACgaaccgcgcgcgcgcgcgtcagtGCGTCGACGACCAAACTGCTCCATCTTTTTTGTGTCTTCGTTGTCGGCTGGCCAACACGAAAGTCAACAAAATACTAAACGGCTCCGCTGGCCGCACCGTAACAGTCTAGCACGAGTCGAGGCTTCAGCCTACAAGAGCGAgaaccaggggccgtattctgaaacgttccacttcggcgatagttcgccttttGCCTtaaggcgcgcgctgattggctggtttgagcaaaattgaatgacgtctggctcaacgagccaatcagctcatccaattttgctgaaacagccaatcagcgcgcgcctgaaggctaaaaggcgaactatcgccgaagtgcaacgtttcagaatacggccccaggagtAGGAGGAATAAACTATTCAAGTGCGAACTGTCCGTTTATGATCGCCCTCTGTGCGTCACGGAAGGGTCACGGAAAGATTAGCAACGCACAATAGGCGAGCGCCCTTGTGTCGGACATGCCGCCGGATCTCATTGCTGATTGGCTGATACTGGTCCTATAGGCATCGCTGCACCGCACGGCGTGGATGAGCGCAGCGTATGAGATTCGGCCATTGCTGTCACGTGGCCGATAGCGAGCATGCAGTAAGCGCGCGAGCCAGCCAGCGTCCATGCGCATCGCGTACCGTGTCTCCTGGAAGAGTCTCTCGTCGTCCCAGTGCGTGTTGAGCTGCTGCAGGCGACGGGCGACGCGGTTGTGCTGCCGAAGCCACACCGTGTGCATGCTCGTCAGGGCCGGATGCTCGTTGACGCGCTCGTCACCTGCGCATGCGCGTAGTCGCGCAGTCAGCACCAGCTCGCTCCTTGAAAGGGGACGCTAATCGGGAACACTAATGAGTGCGTGGAAGGGTGCGAAGCAATACGAGAACTGTAAAGGCATGCATAAAACGCACGTAGGTGCTTTACCCGTGTCCTCGCTTTGTTTTTGCTGGGAATACCGAGTCAAGCTATATTACATACATATAAGAGTGAACTACGTCACGGAACACTTGCCTCGGTAATATATGCTTTTTCGAAATTCCGATGTATCCGCTTATTCACAAGACCTCGATGGAGTCACTGTGAGCGGCCGCGAGTCGCATCGCTTACCGCCTCGGAAGCAGATCTCGCCGGTCTCCAAGTTGCTGCACCGATCCTCGGCTGGGAAGAAGCTCTGGGGCAGGAGCTCCTCGCCCTCCAGTGATTGCGCACGCAGGAGACCTTTGGGAGGAGGCAAACGAGCGTGGTTCAGAATTATGATAAGGCACCTGCGAACGTGTGCAGTTTAGTGTGCAAGAGATCCGAGATGGATACGGTCGTAATGAGCCGGCACATTGACGCTGTTCTATGTAAATATGATGCTTAACCAACAATGGCGGAATCAGACTATTCCTGCACTTTACCAAATGTACCAATCGCATGGGTTTTCTATGTCTGTCCTTAACCCACAGAAATAGCAAAATGTTGCAAGTCCTTGTTTCTTTTGCTTTCGAGTATTTCAGCAATCGGCATTAGTTTCGTTTGAGGCGAATGAGGTAAAATCGACGGCATGACAATTCTCGTCATACAGCCCGAAGCAATTGAAGTCCCAGAATGGCCACTACAAATTTTGAATAAACGTGTCTTCAGCAATACGGCGCGTCGCTACATTGcttaaatgctaatcgcattaccacgGATAGTCATCGTTGAGATGGGTTCTGTCGGAATTTCTTTTCCTGTCTATTTATGTGGCCATAGCGTTCTACTACGAAGCAACAGGTCGGAGGTTCGATCctcggccgctgcggccgcgtttcgatgggagCGGCACGTATAACTCATCGTGCACCGTCTAACCGTATTTTCCgatctataagtcgcacctttgtataagacgcacccacCTCAAATCGGCagcttttccgaaaaaaaaaagtatagaagTCGTACCGGTGTATAAAACGCACctcttcgttcggtaagcgattaaaaaTAATCGTGGTGTTTCGTTctgtgaacgcgggtcacgcgcaagcgtatgggtgccatatatttccgctccaggcgcatttctgctgtcgtggttgccgcgatgttccgtataaagtgcaagggcgataaagggcgataacatcgtccccgcgcgccatacgctgtatgtgcgcgtgaaagcgtccgacggtgagcggaatcgcgcacaagggaggaaagcgggaaggcagcgcgaaagggaggggggggggggcgatttgtactctggtagcaactgcgtagtttgcacagcggcgtgcgccgtatcttgacagcgatctgtaGATGCAACGAATTCGGGGTCagccgactcgcggtcggcctgccgccgcttgcgttgctgctccgtccttctcacacggcgctcgggaactcgatcacgagaggAACCTgacacctcgatagcgcgcacagaacacgtAGCAATTacgtcaaccagcgcgcttcgcgtggccaataagcgaatccgattttgacggcagtgttcccggggaaaaaaaaagacttacataagtcgcaccgttctataagacgcaccgacgaaaaattcagaaaaaaaaaaccgaagacttacataagtcgcaccgttctataagacgcaccgacgaaaaattcagaaaaaaaaaaaccgcgtctTATGTACCGGAAAGTACGTAGTCGggacatgtaaaaaaaaactataggcAGTCAAAATTACCCCAGAATAATCCAAGTACTCCACAGTACGCTTCATAGCCTCAGTGCTTTCTTGGGTGGTTAATAGAAAACTTTAGATCGGGGCTAACTTATTCAAGTACATGTGAAAAAGctgaaatgcttttatgagacaccCGCTGAACCGCTTTGAATGAAaggtgttgcatttgagagagaaagttcaATTACAGTAAGTCTATGAAGCAGAATTTCGATATAAGGCTTGAAGTTTTAGCGGAAATTGCCGAAAGTGATAAGCTTCAAGAAAGTCGCAGTCCCGCACGAAAGGCGAAGAGACAGCAAAGTATAACACAACTCTAGGAAGTCAGGTTCGTAcggtttatcggccgtatatttgcagtaaacattcgcttactaattaattTGGCAAGCATGGTGTCTCGCGCGCACCGGCAAGCATGAAccgatctcactcgatgaccacgaacacacgctgtcagaacgctggcatgcCGAAGAGCGCAAACTAAGGGCAACGAACGCTTCTGCTGCTTCtcccttcaacgcgtctccgaaactcgagattacctGACCTCCAGCACTAATCGCGCGCGAAGCCAGCGCACAtgcagccaccagccatctcggctcgcctcGCTCAAACATTCGCCCTCAACGGAGATCACTTCCTAGATAGGGCACGGCGGCGCAAGGCTAgg encodes the following:
- the LOC119431725 gene encoding peroxidase; its protein translation is MNKWLLLLLVAEVAVVRWAGTDRTSDARMLRQMAQEAANKIDKREAATPPPKHHVQMRGGSYKGKPPAGCPGAQLRHVASRGPTAKSRRKARAARLFEETTRLLIPRVPGGLNGLQSLQPLVSGDTLLLAAQRDCTTDLVGACDPTTPYRRSDGACNNLANPRWGMAGTCMARLLTPAYNDGVSSPRLAKSGQELPNARLISSLVHPDRRLPSPHFSHMLMQLGQFIDHDLALAPLEADPGEIRNLGNPNNPIDCCSPDRWVLPECYSIAVPAGDTFFGPLGQTCLNLPRSAPCSCQLGPREQQDSLTSYLDGSHIYGSSDDDTNRLRQFQSGLLRAQSLEGEELLPQSFFPAEDRCSNLETGEICFRGGDERVNEHPALTSMHTVWLRQHNRVARRLQQLNTHWDDERLFQETRRILMAQWQHIIYSEWLPPILGPNAMVRYQLVPTGRSQYAPDVDATVLNEFAAAAFRLGHTLIDGVFQRIDIDGQRSPFELQDFYFFPFYLYHGDMDNVIRGLLRHPGQHYDSFITEGVTHHLYRLRNDSYGLDLIALNLQRGREHGLRPYVDYLQYCTGYQATTFEDLLQYTPAHVVQLYSTLYDDVTDIDLFTGGITETSVQGGLVGPTFACILGQQFRRLKFGDRFYYEHEGQAGSFAPEQLQEIRKTTLAHILCDNCYSLTSVQTRTMFRPDLSDNPEVPCESLPRPDLSYWQYP